The Coregonus clupeaformis isolate EN_2021a unplaced genomic scaffold, ASM2061545v1 scaf1233, whole genome shotgun sequence genome has a window encoding:
- the LOC123486472 gene encoding cellular retinoic acid-binding protein 1-like — MTNFAGTWKMRSSENFDELLKALGVNAMLRKVAGAAASKPHVEIRQNDEQFYIKTSTTVRTTEINFLIGQEFNEETIDGRKCKSLVTWETESKMYCRQTLLDGNGPRTFWTRELRGDELILTFGADDVVCTRIYVREIK; from the exons ATGACCAATTTCGCAGGCACTTGGAAAATGAGAAGCAGTGAGAATTTTGACGAACTACTCAAAGCCCTTG GCGTCAATGCTATGTTGAGGAAGGTCGCTGGCGCCGCGGCGTCCAAACCTCACGTGGAGATCAGGCAGAATGATGAGCAGTTCTACATCAAGACCTCCACCACCGTGCGCACCACCGAGATCAACTTCCTCATTGGCCAGGAGTTCAACGAGGAGACAATAGATGGCAGGAAGTGCAAG AGCCTGGTCACATGGGAGACTGAGAGCAAAATGTACTGCAGGCAGACTCTACTGGATGGCAACGGCCCAAGAACCTTCTGGACCAGAGAGCTGAGGGGAGATGAACTCATACTG ACCTTTGGGGCAGACGACGTGGTTTGCACACGGATTTACGTACGAGAAATTAAATAG